From one Longimicrobium sp. genomic stretch:
- a CDS encoding DUF4760 domain-containing protein — protein MTEAQGGAQLILKLYELRREDELRRARDWFASQFFPQSPEEVLAAWVGPESARYRMVTTYWEMAATLVNHGAIPEDMFHDANTEHVAIYLKLQPHLPRLREMTKYPSYMTQLERMVGRMPDLDERAAPMRAYLERKRRELAGIEAAQPPASAPAASE, from the coding sequence ATGACGGAAGCACAGGGCGGGGCCCAGCTGATCCTGAAGCTGTACGAGCTGCGGCGCGAGGACGAGCTGCGGCGCGCGCGCGACTGGTTCGCCAGCCAGTTCTTTCCGCAGTCGCCCGAGGAGGTGCTGGCCGCGTGGGTGGGGCCCGAGAGCGCCCGCTACCGCATGGTCACCACCTACTGGGAGATGGCGGCCACGCTGGTGAACCACGGCGCCATCCCCGAAGACATGTTCCACGACGCCAATACCGAGCATGTGGCCATCTACCTGAAGCTGCAGCCGCACCTGCCGCGGCTGCGGGAGATGACCAAATACCCGTCGTACATGACGCAGCTGGAGCGCATGGTGGGCCGCATGCCCGACCTGGACGAGCGCGCCGCGCCGATGCGCGCCTACCTGGAGCGCAAGCGCCGTGAGCTGGCCGGCATCGAGGCGGCGCAGCCCCCCGCGTCCGCGCCCGCCGCATCGGAGTGA
- a CDS encoding PadR family transcriptional regulator, with amino-acid sequence MTDSAALLPGTLDLLILKAVSLGRLHGYGVLLRIEQISGGALQIQQGALYPALYRLEHQGLIESEWGVSENNRRAKFYRLTTAGRARLGEEVASWNRLADAIALALRTRPQEI; translated from the coding sequence ATGACCGATTCCGCCGCGCTGCTGCCCGGCACGCTGGACCTGCTGATTCTCAAGGCCGTATCGCTCGGCAGGCTGCACGGGTACGGCGTACTGCTGCGCATCGAGCAGATCTCGGGAGGTGCGCTGCAGATTCAGCAGGGCGCGCTCTACCCGGCGCTGTACCGGCTGGAGCACCAGGGGCTGATCGAGAGTGAGTGGGGAGTCTCCGAGAACAACCGCCGCGCCAAGTTCTACCGCCTCACCACCGCCGGCCGCGCGCGTCTCGGCGAGGAAGTCGCGAGCTGGAACCGGCTTGCGGATGCCATCGCGCTGGCGTTGCGCACCAGACCCCAGGAGATCTGA